The Henckelia pumila isolate YLH828 chromosome 2, ASM3356847v2, whole genome shotgun sequence genome includes a window with the following:
- the LOC140883564 gene encoding uncharacterized protein yields the protein MQDPYLYSQIKAQFPEQEQLKCPRCDSPNTKFCYYNNYNLSQPRHFCKSCKRYWTKGGALRNIPVGGGSRKNAKRSSSAANNHQSKRPASSSSPPSNASFNNSNTSAAASDHQDCSYGGQFGNLMMDVSGTSFSSLLGSSGGQYANFHDRSNLALADHFGGPHHHPQVGTANNDHGFLNNVGEEEAGESGCWSGGNGLPDLAIYTPAASNFH from the coding sequence ATGCAAGACCCGTATCTGTATTCTCAGATCAAAGCACAGTTCCCGGAGCAAGAGCAACTCAAGTGCCCCAGGTGTGATTCCCCAAACACTAAATTCTGCTACTACAACAACTACAATCTCTCCCAGCCTCGCCACTTCTGCAAGAGCTGTAAAAGGTACTGGACCAAAGGCGGCGCCTTGAGGAACATCCCCGTAGGCGGCGGCTCCCGGAAGAACGCCAAGCGGAGCTCCTCCGCCGCAAACAACCACCAGAGCAAGCGCCCCGCCTCATCTTCGTCGCCGCCATCGAACGCTAGCTTCAACAACAGCAACACTTCTGCAGCAGCTTCCGATCATCAAGACTGCAGCTACGGGGGCCAATTCGGGAACTTGATGATGGATGTCAGCGGTACTAGTTTCAGCTCACTCTTGGGGTCGAGCGGCGGCCAGTACGCTAATTTCCACGACCGCTCAAATTTGGCTTTGGCCGATCATTTCGGAGGCCCCCATCATCATCCCCAAGTTGGCACCGCCAATAATGACCACGGATTCTTGAACAACGTCGGGGAGGAGGAGGCTGGAGAATCCGGCTGTTGGAGTGGCGGAAATGGTTTGCCTGATCTTGCTATTTACACACCTGCAGCATCTAATTTTCACTAG